Proteins found in one Lycium ferocissimum isolate CSIRO_LF1 chromosome 6, AGI_CSIRO_Lferr_CH_V1, whole genome shotgun sequence genomic segment:
- the LOC132059258 gene encoding uncharacterized protein LOC132059258 produces MVVKMMKWRPWPEISSKKFEAKITVNCLKGLNFSQDFQRLAVEIKWKGSKSNPLTLSSLKRKSVKKNFTKEECLNDDGVVYWNEEFQSQCNFSVSKEKSFHPWDVSFTVFNVTNKRSNHKVPIVAAASLNIADFASAAREKEENEIVIPLVGIKSDLSLCLSLNLLELGNANEASETMPKFVMSAPVSPSPAEISSTDRSELSALKAGLQKVKLFKGLSTMRRKKACHEEEGSDGRNSVRSEDTDLGYPVDTDSLGDSEEGESEEVKEDTSLRKSFSYETLAYANHAGGSCYSNTSGSEDEELIYYSHHKSGATGGHNQYSQQSSKRKILPWRKRKLSFRSPKTKGKGEPLLKKHYGEEGGDDIDFDRRQLSSSDESSSGWNKSEEGSTANRFAVSEFGDESFAVGSWEQKEIVSRDGQMKLQTEVFFASIDQRNERAAGESACTALVAVIADWFHSNPEEMPIKSQLDSLIREGSLEWRNLCENKTYMERFPDKHFDLETVVQAKVRPLSVVPEKSFIGFFHPEGIEDEGFDFLKGAMSFDNIWDEISKSVQDGPSNGECFVYIVSWNDHFFILKVERDAYYIIDTLGERLYEGCNQAFILKFNRDATILQLPGTSQLSDDKPASTKKEQTDTKQATNEGKIDVSTKNTNEKMEQSTIPENEEELSVVCKGKEACKEYIKSFLAAIPIRELQVDVKKGLMASTLLHQRLQIEFHYTKSFNTELESPSEELTDNSLALPSSTAE; encoded by the exons ATGgttgtgaaaatgatgaagtggAGGCCATGGCCTGAAATATCTTCAAAGAAATTTGAGGCTAAAATCACTGTTAACTGTCTTAAAGGTCTAAATTTTTCTCAAGATTTTCAAAGATTGGCTGTTGAAATTAAGTGGAAAGGCTCAAAGAGTAATCCATTGACTTTGAGTTCACTCAAGAGAAAAAGTGTCAAGAAGAATTTCACAAAGGAAGAGTGTTTGAATGATGATGGTGTTGTTTATTGGAATGAGGAGTTTCAAAGTCAGTGCAACTTTTCTGTTTCCAAAGAGAAGTCATTTCATCCTTGGGATGTTTCTTTTACTGTGTTTAAT GTTACAAATAAAAGATCAAACCATAAAGTCCCCATAGTTGCTGCTGCATCGTTGAACATTGCAGACTTTGCTTCAGCAGCtagggaaaaagaagaaaatgaaatagtCATTCCCTTGGTTGGCATTAAGAGCGACCTTTCACTTTGT tTGTCTCTCAACCTTCTTGAATTGGGAAATGCCAACGAAGCCTCAGAAACGATGCCAAAGTTTGTCATGTCTGCCCCAGTATCTCCTTCGCCTGCAGAGATTTCATCGACAGACAGAAGTGAGCTTTCTGCTTTAAAAGCAGGCCTGCAGAAAGTTAAACTTTTCAAGGGATTATCTACTATGCGACGAAAGAAGGCGTGCCATGAAGAGGAGGGCAGTGATGGAAGGAACTCGGTCAGAAGCGAGGATACTGATCTTGGTTACCCAGTGGACACAGATTCACTTGGTGATTCAGAGGAAGGTGAATCAGAGGAAGTGAAGGAGGATACGAGCTTGCGGAAGTCTTTCAGTTATGAAACACTTGCATATGCAAACCATGCTGGTGGATCGTGCTACTCAAACACTAGTGGCAGTGAAGATGAGGAATTGATCTATTATAGCCATCACAAATCTGGTGCAACTGGAGGTCATAATCAATATTCACAGCAGAGTTCAAAACGCAAAATTCTCCCTTGGAGGAAGAGAAAGTTAAGCTTTAGATCTCCTAAAACCAAGGGCAAGGGGGAGccgttgttgaagaaacattaTGGAGAGGAAGGTGGGGATGATATAGATTTTGATCGCCGACAGCTTAGTTCCTCCGATGAGTCTTCTTCAGGG TGGAACAAATCTGAGGAAGGTTCAACTGCAAATCGATTTGCAGTCTCCGAGTTTGGAGATGAAAGTTTTGCTGTTGGTAGTTGGGAGCAGAAAGAGATAGTAAGCCGTGATGGGCAAATGAAGCTGCAGACCGAAGTCTTTTTTGCTTCAATTGACCAAAGAAATGAACGAGCTGCAGGTGAAAGTGCATGTACAGCCTTGGTTGCTGTGATTGCTGATTGGTTCCATTCCAACCCTGAAGAAATGCCCATCAAGTCCCAACTCGACAGTCTTATCCGTGAAGGTTCACTAGAGTGGAGAAATCTCTGCGAAAACAAGACGTACATGGAGCGTTTCCCCGATAAGCATTTTGACCTCGAAACTGTGGTCCAGGCTAAAGTACGCCCGCTCTCAGTAGTCCCGGAAAAATCATTCATTGGTTTTTTCCATCCGGAAGGAATTGAAGATGAGGGATTCGATTTTCTCAAAGGCGCCATGTCCTTCGACAATATCTGGGATGAGATTTCCAAATCTGTTCAAGACGGTCCTAGTAATGGCGAGTGCTTCGTTTATATTGTGAGTTGGAATGACCATTTTTTTATCCTCAAGGTTGAACGAGATGCATACTATATCATTGACACACTTGGTGAGAGGCTTTATGAGGGATGCAACCAGGCTTTCATCCTTAAATTCAACAGAGACGCTACAATTTTGCAGCTACCTGGCACGAGTCAACTATCGGATGATAAACCGGCTAGCACTAAAAAGGAGCAAACTGATACGAAACAGGCTACTAACGAAGGAAAAATTGACGTTAGCACAAAGAACACCAACGAAAAGATGGAACAATCAACCATTCCTGAAAATGAGGAAGAATTGAGCGTTGTTTGCAAAGGTAAAGAGGCGTGTAAAGAGTACATTAAGAGTTTTTTGGCGGCGATCCCCATTAGGGAATTACAAGTTGATGTGAAGAAGGGGTTGATGGCATCTACACTCCTTCATCAGAGGCTGCAAATTGAGTTCCATTATACAAAGAGCTTTAACACTGAGTTGGAATCACCCTCGGAAGAATTGACTGATAACAGCTTAGCGTTACCATCGTCAACAGCAGAGTAA